The sequence below is a genomic window from Immundisolibacter sp..
GCAGCGGCCGCTGATCACTCTCAACTGCGCTGCGCTGCCGGACAACCTGGTCGAAAGCGAGCTTTTCGGCCACGTGCGCGGAGCCTTCACCGGCGCGGTGCGCGAGCGCTGCGGCAAGTTCGAACTGGCCGACGGCGGCACCCTGCTGCTGGACGAAATCGGCGAGCTGCCAATGCCGGTGCAGGCCAAACTGCTGCGCGTGCTGCAAAGCGGCCAGTTGCAGCGCCTGGGCTCGGATCGTGAACACCACGTCGACGTGCGCGTGCTGGCCGCCACCAACCGGGATCTGGCGGCGGAAGTCCGCGCCGGGCGTTTTCGCGCCGATCTGTATCACCGGTTGAGCGCTTATCCCCTCACCGTACCGCCGCTGCGCGCACGCGGCCGCGACGTGCTGCTGCTGGCCGGCGGCTTCCTGGAGGAAAATCGCGTGCGTTTGGGCCTGCGCGGCCTGCGCCTGGCGGTCGACGCGCAGCATTCCTTGCTCAACCAGCCGTGGCCGGGCAACGTACGCGAACTCGAACACCTGATCGGCCGGGCCGCCCTGCGGGCGCTGGCCGAACAGCCACAGCGCCCGCGCATCCTCACGCTGCACGCGCATCATTTGAATCTGCTGCTGCCATCCGGCACATCTCCAGCTGCATTGCCAGCGCCGATCAACCCGGCGATCGAACAAGCGGCCACGAGAATCGGCTTGCGCCAAGCGGTGGACGAACTGCAATCTCGCCTGATCCGCGCTGCGCTGGCCAGGCACGCCGGCAACTGGGCCACCGCCGCGCGCGAGCTTCGCGTGGATCGGGCCAATCTGCGCCGCCTGGCTGGGCGGCTGGGGTTGGCTTAAGAAAACCGCGTGCGCCCGGCGCTGCCCGAGTCTGGCGCAAGACTTGCTGCCGGTATCGGCGCATAGAGCCCTTTTTCCCGCCCCACAAAGGAGCCATTGCGCATGATGCCCGGTGAACTCGACCCCGCCCCCGGCGAGCTGGAACTGAACGCCGGCCGCCTGACCCTGACGCTGGCCGTGGCCAACACCGGCGACCGGCCGATCCAGGTCGGCTCGCATTACCACTTTGCCTAAACCAACCCGGCGCTGCGCTTCGAGCCCGGCCAGACCGCGAAGTCATGCTGGTCGCCTACGCTCTGCCGGTGATGAAAGTGGATTCGCAGACCTACGAAGTACCGGCGGATGGGACGCTGCTAACCTGCGAACCGGCCAAGGTGCTGCCGCTGGCGCAGCGGTATTTTTTGTTCTGGGTGATTGGCGCAGCCGCCCTATGCGTCGATCGCCGACGACTCCTTCAAGAGCGTGCCTCGCGGTCCACTTCGTCGCTGTGGTTGCTAGTTCGGGATCAGTACAAAGAATTGACGGGCGAGGTACCTGCGGCATCCGAGCAGGGCGAGATCATTCTTGTCGTGGCACTTTTCTGTGGCGGCCAGCTGCGTCGGGTTAGCGCGGCGTAACCCGACCCCGATAAATTGCGTGATACCGCTCGTTGTACCGCCGATGCAATACCGGTGGGACGTCGTTTTTTTGTTTCCGGCGAGTTACGGTTTCGCCCAACCGGCCCTACGTGACCTGTCCAACGCGACACCGGAGGGTTTCTCTTCCGGGTGAGCAATCCATCCGGCCTGCGCCAAAAGTGATGCACCGTACGCAACGGCTGGGCGCACCGCGTCAACACCCTCGGGAGATTTCGATGCAAAACCTCGACTGCGCCTTTATTGATTGCCCCTACTGTGGGGAGAGAATCGAGATGGTCGTCGACTG
It includes:
- the norR gene encoding nitric oxide reductase transcriptional regulator NorR, translating into MTPSQLLGALAQVVDTLTRDEPDEAGYTRLLEAVQALFPCDATALLRLDGDTLRPLAVTGLSHDTLGRRFRLQDHPRLLTLLQRRGPTRLAADCQLPDPYDGLVEGRTGQLEVHDCMGCPLYVDDRPWGLLTLDALDPRAFGAVDLDLLEAFGRLAGTVVVAGERLSSLAQRAQREQQLARTLAEAPATLRPRDLIGRSPPMRHLQAEIDTVAATDLTVLISGETGVGKELVAQAIHSRSHRAQRPLITLNCAALPDNLVESELFGHVRGAFTGAVRERCGKFELADGGTLLLDEIGELPMPVQAKLLRVLQSGQLQRLGSDREHHVDVRVLAATNRDLAAEVRAGRFRADLYHRLSAYPLTVPPLRARGRDVLLLAGGFLEENRVRLGLRGLRLAVDAQHSLLNQPWPGNVRELEHLIGRAALRALAEQPQRPRILTLHAHHLNLLLPSGTSPAALPAPINPAIEQAATRIGLRQAVDELQSRLIRAALARHAGNWATAARELRVDRANLRRLAGRLGLA